One genomic segment of Clostridium estertheticum subsp. estertheticum includes these proteins:
- a CDS encoding isoprenyl transferase, which produces MWNIFKKKKLLITDDCSIDMNNIPKHIGIIMDGNGRWAKKRKLPRNIGHKAGVEALRDVVKECSKIGVKYLTLYGFSTENWGRPADEVNALMKLLVEYLKSEFEELYKNDVVINNIGDITKLPLICQNALNNAFEKSKNNKGLVLNLAFNYGGRAELIMAFKKINEDIEYGKINKVDLDEKLVANYLYTAGMPDPDIIIRPSGEQRLSNFLLWQSAYSEFWYSDIYWPDFKAKHLHMAIHDYQKRDRRFGGI; this is translated from the coding sequence ATGTGGAATATTTTTAAAAAGAAGAAACTATTAATAACTGATGATTGTTCTATAGATATGAATAATATTCCTAAACATATCGGAATTATTATGGACGGAAATGGAAGATGGGCAAAAAAACGGAAATTACCTAGAAATATAGGTCATAAAGCAGGGGTTGAAGCTTTAAGGGATGTAGTAAAAGAATGTAGTAAAATAGGTGTAAAATATTTAACATTATACGGGTTTTCAACGGAAAACTGGGGAAGACCGGCTGATGAAGTAAATGCTTTAATGAAGTTGCTTGTAGAATATCTTAAAAGTGAGTTTGAAGAGTTATATAAAAACGATGTTGTAATAAACAATATCGGTGATATAACTAAACTTCCATTAATATGCCAAAATGCATTGAATAATGCATTTGAAAAGTCAAAGAATAATAAGGGGTTAGTATTAAATTTAGCCTTTAATTATGGTGGCAGAGCTGAATTGATTATGGCCTTTAAAAAAATTAATGAAGATATTGAGTATGGAAAAATAAATAAAGTTGATTTAGATGAAAAATTAGTGGCTAACTATTTATATACGGCTGGAATGCCTGATCCCGATATTATTATAAGACCAAGTGGAGAACAGAGGCTAAGTAATTTTCTGCTGTGGCAAAGTGCTTATTCAGAGTTTTGGTATTCAGATATATATTGGCCTGATTTTAAGGCTAAGCATTTACATATGGCGATACATGATTATCAAAAAAGAGATAGACGCTTCGGTGGAATTTAG
- a CDS encoding SH3 domain-containing protein encodes MNYNNSTSIANKYVQVLGSVVKQPVVSKVQDGVTTSIVNIKTGASTTSSIQGKLANKTKIEIMGKVGNFYKISYSGKIGYVSNQYVKITTK; translated from the coding sequence GTGAATTATAATAATAGTACAAGTATTGCGAATAAATATGTACAAGTATTAGGTAGTGTAGTTAAACAACCAGTAGTATCTAAAGTACAAGATGGTGTAACAACATCTATTGTAAACATAAAAACTGGGGCATCAACTACTTCTTCTATACAAGGGAAATTAGCTAACAAGACTAAAATTGAAATTATGGGAAAAGTAGGTAATTTTTATAAAATAAGCTATAGTGGTAAAATAGGATATGTAAGTAATCAATATGTAAAAATAACAACTAAATAA
- a CDS encoding AI-2E family transporter encodes MQTIIELFHKESVIKVLLIAALVLFAFLIRSILNLVLLTFMISYLANSLQSLLTEQINKVIKVNPAIITIIIYMFMTITVVLLAVKYIPLAISQSLHILRRMEYNNFVIDTKGTMKYFAPIFHQINIASYAKTGIQSIMIFITDFGKCGLNFFMALLLSLVFVLEKASVLKFLYKFKHSKVSSAYNYLSYFGNNFLNSFGKVIRAQIMIAIANTTLSIIGLTIMGFPALFALAFMIFILSLVPVVGVFFSLIPLCLIAFKIGGLIKVVFVLIMILVIHTIESYVLNPMFMSDTTHLPIFFTFTTLIISEQFMGTWGLLLGIPIVIFALDLIGVDLNEKNDSKIKKI; translated from the coding sequence ATGCAAACAATAATAGAATTATTTCACAAAGAATCGGTAATAAAAGTATTATTAATAGCAGCTTTAGTATTATTTGCTTTCCTAATCAGATCTATTTTAAATTTGGTTTTATTAACTTTTATGATTTCTTATTTAGCAAATAGTCTACAAAGTTTATTAACTGAACAAATTAACAAGGTTATAAAGGTAAACCCAGCTATTATTACTATAATTATATACATGTTTATGACAATAACTGTAGTGCTACTAGCAGTGAAATATATACCACTTGCCATTTCTCAAAGTTTACATATTTTACGTAGAATGGAATACAATAATTTCGTAATAGATACAAAAGGAACTATGAAGTATTTCGCACCTATATTTCATCAAATCAACATAGCAAGTTATGCTAAAACTGGGATTCAAAGTATTATGATTTTTATAACTGATTTTGGTAAATGTGGCTTGAATTTTTTTATGGCACTTCTATTAAGTTTGGTATTTGTATTAGAGAAAGCTAGTGTATTAAAATTTCTATATAAGTTTAAACATAGTAAAGTATCTTCAGCATACAATTATTTAAGCTATTTTGGTAATAATTTTTTAAATTCTTTTGGTAAAGTAATACGAGCTCAAATAATGATAGCTATTGCAAATACAACATTATCAATTATAGGACTTACTATAATGGGCTTTCCTGCATTGTTCGCCCTTGCCTTTATGATATTTATTTTAAGTCTTGTACCTGTAGTTGGAGTGTTTTTTTCTTTAATTCCCTTATGTCTAATTGCCTTTAAAATAGGAGGATTAATTAAAGTAGTTTTTGTACTTATTATGATCTTGGTAATTCATACTATTGAAAGTTATGTTTTAAACCCAATGTTTATGTCTGATACAACCCATCTTCCAATATTTTTTACTTTTACAACATTAATAATATCAGAACAGTTTATGGGAACTTGGGGTCTGTTACTTGGTATACCAATTGTTATTTTCGCATTAGATTTAATTGGGGTGGATTTGAATGAAAAAAACGACTCCAAGATAAAAAAAATTTAA
- a CDS encoding helix-turn-helix transcriptional regulator, whose protein sequence is MKNKKMKIARIECDLSQEQLADNVRVTRQTIGLIESGKYNPSIKLCIAICKTLNKTLNDLFWEDESL, encoded by the coding sequence ATGAAGAATAAAAAAATGAAAATAGCTAGAATTGAATGTGACTTATCTCAAGAACAATTGGCAGACAATGTGAGAGTTACAAGGCAAACAATTGGGCTTATTGAATCTGGAAAATATAATCCATCCATTAAGTTATGTATCGCAATATGTAAAACCTTAAATAAAACTTTAAATGATTTGTTTTGGGAAGATGAAAGTTTATAA
- a CDS encoding DUF6773 family protein — translation MKAKLKDERIVKQSNEICARLYPLIIILTIIQVIFKYFLLTQNITDYILEINAILGSSGYLFIRTYVTGIPLFKHSDKCIHEIQNRYIMHSFYICFIIYVFGEFILMFAFDKLILSSTYVLVWIIPACIYTFKIVKNGLFVWGSKKAEVAGVKSFKVRVAIGSIFYGVVMEWKVLFKNNSFHPIGLVLVIIMAIVWGILFYFIMKSIRNKSERHSNNELMEMEQENKNNM, via the coding sequence ATGAAAGCTAAACTGAAAGACGAACGTATAGTAAAGCAATCCAATGAAATTTGTGCACGCTTGTATCCGTTAATTATTATTTTAACAATAATACAAGTTATTTTTAAATATTTTTTATTAACACAAAATATTACAGACTACATTTTAGAAATAAATGCAATACTAGGTTCTAGTGGATATTTGTTTATTAGAACCTATGTTACTGGGATACCATTGTTTAAACATTCTGATAAGTGTATCCATGAGATTCAAAATCGTTATATAATGCATAGTTTTTATATTTGTTTTATTATCTATGTTTTTGGTGAATTTATTTTGATGTTCGCATTTGATAAATTGATTTTATCGTCTACTTATGTTCTAGTTTGGATTATCCCTGCTTGTATATATACTTTTAAAATAGTAAAAAATGGCTTATTTGTTTGGGGTAGCAAAAAAGCAGAGGTAGCTGGAGTAAAATCATTTAAAGTGAGAGTAGCAATCGGAAGCATTTTCTATGGTGTTGTTATGGAATGGAAAGTACTATTTAAGAATAATAGTTTTCATCCGATTGGTTTGGTTTTGGTTATTATAATGGCTATTGTTTGGGGTATACTATTTTATTTCATCATGAAGAGTATTAGAAATAAATCGGAGCGACATTCAAACAATGAGTTAATGGAAATGGAACAAGAAAATAAAAACAATATGTAA
- a CDS encoding serine hydrolase domain-containing protein, translated as MTKKNIIKITSLLFTFIIITTGCGKSTTSTLNIPKTNNSVKTDNSPKIDTSVKIDDSEIGSKISKYIDSYSPNDKFSGSILVAKDNKVLSDKGYGMADYNKKIVNKPKTAFEIASLTKQFTATAILMLQEKKLLNVQDTVDKYIPDYPDGDKIKIYNLLTHTSGIPDYNQSSISPIGWKHTYTLKESVKLFKNKPRHFKSGTKYEYSSSNYILLGYIIEKVSGINYEEYIDKNIFKPLKLIDTGFLTYKAIIKGKANGYYRPKKTDEYTTSFDKEGLILPSAGGIYSTVDDLYTWYNALLDGKLIKKESLNGMITPHLHSYGYGLIITKKANGNTMIWDNGSTLGYTSYLGKDINKKYVIIILSNKYAYNVMPIVSGLSNILEMKK; from the coding sequence ATGACAAAAAAAAATATAATAAAGATAACCTCTTTATTATTTACATTCATAATAATAACAACAGGCTGTGGTAAAAGTACAACCTCCACACTTAATATTCCAAAAACAAATAATAGTGTCAAAACAGATAATAGTCCAAAAATAGATACTAGTGTGAAAATAGATGATAGTGAAATTGGATCTAAGATATCTAAATATATAGATTCTTATTCTCCAAATGATAAATTTAGTGGTAGCATTCTCGTTGCTAAAGATAATAAGGTATTATCAGATAAAGGATATGGAATGGCCGACTATAATAAAAAAATTGTTAATAAACCTAAAACAGCTTTCGAAATTGCATCCTTAACTAAACAATTTACTGCTACAGCAATTTTAATGTTACAAGAAAAGAAACTTTTAAATGTCCAAGACACAGTTGACAAATATATTCCAGATTATCCAGATGGAGATAAAATAAAAATTTATAATTTGCTCACTCACACCTCAGGAATTCCTGATTATAATCAATCTTCTATATCGCCAATAGGCTGGAAACATACCTATACTCTAAAGGAAAGTGTTAAGCTATTTAAAAATAAGCCACGTCATTTTAAATCAGGAACAAAGTATGAGTACAGTAGTTCAAATTATATATTACTTGGATATATAATAGAAAAGGTGTCTGGCATTAACTACGAGGAGTATATAGACAAAAATATATTTAAACCTTTAAAATTAATTGATACCGGATTTTTAACTTATAAAGCTATAATAAAAGGCAAAGCAAATGGATATTATCGTCCTAAGAAAACAGACGAATATACAACGTCCTTTGATAAAGAAGGATTAATACTACCCTCCGCTGGAGGTATTTATTCAACAGTTGATGATTTATATACATGGTATAATGCACTACTTGATGGAAAATTAATTAAAAAAGAATCATTAAATGGAATGATTACACCACATCTACATAGTTATGGATATGGATTAATTATAACTAAAAAGGCTAACGGAAATACAATGATTTGGGATAATGGAAGTACACTAGGCTATACATCGTATTTAGGAAAGGATATTAATAAAAAGTATGTAATTATTATACTAAGCAATAAATATGCGTATAATGTTATGCCTATAGTTTCAGGATTATCCAATATATTAGAAATGAAAAAATAA
- a CDS encoding ketoacyl-ACP synthase III translates to MIIKSETKITGVGGYVPKDILTNYDLQKLVDTSDEWIIRRTGIIKRHISSETENASNLAIKAVENLIEVYGADLSDVDMIVVSTTSPDHIVPNVASLIQGHFGIRKTGVMDINVACTGYVYALSVANAFITIGQNKKILVVATEAISKLIDYTDRNTCILFGDGASAFLLEKTDGKGAFIATNFETNGSGADSIYCSNHSKNIGESSVIKEHHIVQNGAEVYRYVMKNVVDGIKTLLETSQLSLSDIKWFVPHSANLRLIEGICKRLEYPIEKTLVSVTEFGNTSSASIPLAIWLALKESKIATGDKILLYGFGGGLTHGGIIIEW, encoded by the coding sequence GTGATAATTAAATCAGAAACAAAAATAACTGGAGTCGGAGGGTATGTTCCAAAAGATATTCTTACCAATTATGATTTGCAGAAGTTGGTAGATACAAGCGATGAATGGATTATTAGACGCACAGGTATAATAAAAAGACACATTAGTAGTGAAACTGAAAATGCAAGCAATTTAGCTATCAAGGCTGTTGAAAATTTAATTGAAGTTTACGGGGCTGACTTATCTGATGTAGATATGATAGTGGTCTCAACAACTAGCCCCGACCACATTGTCCCAAATGTAGCCTCATTAATTCAGGGTCATTTTGGCATCAGAAAAACAGGTGTTATGGATATAAATGTAGCTTGCACAGGATATGTCTACGCATTATCGGTAGCAAATGCATTTATTACAATTGGTCAAAATAAAAAAATTCTAGTTGTAGCAACTGAGGCAATATCTAAACTTATTGATTATACAGATAGAAACACATGTATACTTTTTGGTGACGGGGCATCAGCATTTTTATTAGAAAAAACTGATGGAAAAGGCGCCTTCATTGCTACAAATTTTGAAACAAATGGTAGTGGGGCTGATAGTATTTATTGTAGCAATCATTCAAAAAACATTGGGGAATCATCTGTTATAAAGGAACATCATATTGTTCAAAATGGTGCTGAAGTATATAGATACGTTATGAAAAATGTAGTAGATGGTATTAAAACACTTTTAGAAACCTCTCAGCTCTCACTTTCAGATATTAAGTGGTTTGTACCTCACAGTGCAAATTTGCGTTTGATTGAAGGGATATGCAAACGTCTTGAGTATCCTATTGAGAAAACTTTAGTTAGCGTAACAGAATTCGGAAATACTTCAAGTGCGTCTATTCCACTAGCTATTTGGCTAGCATTAAAAGAAAGTAAAATAGCAACAGGTGATAAGATACTACTTTATGGATTTGGCGGTGGACTTACCCATGGTGGAATTATTATTGAATGGTAA
- a CDS encoding SdpI family protein — protein sequence MSLVVGTLFIVFGFILMKYPPSRNNVMGYKSLLAMKNQDTWNAAQKHSGFILMIFGAINGIFGIWSIIQPMTINKEKIQLLLLILSAVAILAVEEIHLIKLFNMDGSRKKTNNL from the coding sequence ATGAGTTTAGTGGTAGGAACATTGTTTATCGTATTCGGTTTTATATTAATGAAGTATCCACCGAGTAGGAATAATGTGATGGGGTATAAATCACTTTTAGCAATGAAGAATCAGGATACCTGGAATGCAGCACAGAAACATAGTGGATTTATTTTAATGATATTTGGAGCTATTAATGGTATTTTTGGAATTTGGTCAATAATTCAGCCAATGACGATTAATAAAGAAAAGATTCAACTATTATTACTAATATTAAGTGCTGTAGCTATTTTAGCTGTTGAGGAAATACATTTGATAAAACTATTTAATATGGATGGAAGCAGAAAAAAAACGAATAATTTATAA